The following proteins are encoded in a genomic region of Roseinatronobacter sp. S2:
- a CDS encoding LON peptidase substrate-binding domain-containing protein, producing the protein MARIKDFPDLIPVFPLPGALLLPRARLPLHIFEPRYLAMLDDCMKTPQRLIGMIQPRSVPQSDEKALHSIGCAGRLTAFSETEDGRYMITLTGISRFRLRQEVSGFTPYRRAEVNWEGFERDCGDDEQDSGFDRDKFFDVLKRFFTIHGLSTDWDSLTEADDELLINSLSMLCPLEPDDKQALLEAPSLTTRRETLVTLMEFALRGGPDEAMQ; encoded by the coding sequence ATGGCGCGTATAAAAGATTTTCCTGACCTGATTCCCGTGTTCCCGCTGCCGGGGGCGTTGCTGTTGCCCCGCGCCCGGCTGCCGTTGCATATATTTGAACCCCGTTATCTGGCCATGCTGGATGACTGCATGAAAACACCCCAGCGGCTGATCGGAATGATCCAGCCGCGCAGTGTTCCGCAAAGCGACGAAAAGGCGTTGCACAGCATCGGTTGTGCCGGTCGTCTGACCGCATTTTCGGAAACCGAAGACGGGCGGTATATGATCACGCTGACAGGTATTTCACGGTTTCGTCTGCGTCAGGAAGTGTCGGGTTTCACACCCTATCGCCGCGCAGAAGTAAACTGGGAAGGGTTCGAGCGCGATTGCGGCGACGACGAACAAGACAGCGGGTTTGACCGCGACAAGTTCTTCGATGTGCTGAAGCGTTTCTTTACCATTCATGGCCTATCGACCGATTGGGACAGCCTGACCGAAGCGGATGATGAACTGCTGATCAATTCATTGTCCATGCTGTGCCCGCTGGAACCCGACGACAAACAGGCCCTGCTGGAAGCCCCGTCGCTGACAACAAGGCGCGAAACGCTGGTCACATTGATGGAATTCGCGCTGCGCGGCGGCCCGGACGAGGCGATGCAATGA
- a CDS encoding Trm112 family protein produces the protein MTKRQNFDRRMLEALVCPLTKGRLSYDAQAQELVSKAAHLAFPIRNGIPIMLVDEAREVD, from the coding sequence ATGACCAAACGCCAGAATTTCGACAGGCGCATGCTGGAAGCCCTTGTATGCCCGCTAACCAAAGGCAGGCTAAGCTATGATGCGCAGGCGCAGGAACTTGTGTCCAAGGCGGCGCATCTGGCCTTTCCCATCCGCAACGGCATTCCCATCATGCTGGTGGATGAAGCCCGCGAAGTTGATTGA
- the mutT gene encoding 8-oxo-dGTP diphosphatase MutT — MKLVLVSAVALIDADGRVLLAQRPEGKSMAGLWEFPGGKVEAGETPETALIRELHEELGINTSSSCLAPLTFASHAYDDFHLLMPLFACRKWDGQVQSREGQALKWVRAANLRDYPMPAADLPLIPILRDWL; from the coding sequence GTGAAGCTGGTTCTGGTTTCTGCCGTTGCGCTGATAGATGCTGACGGGCGCGTTTTGCTTGCACAACGCCCCGAAGGCAAATCCATGGCGGGCTTATGGGAATTTCCGGGCGGCAAGGTGGAAGCGGGCGAAACCCCCGAAACGGCGCTGATACGCGAGTTGCACGAGGAACTTGGCATAAACACATCGTCTAGCTGCCTTGCGCCGCTGACATTTGCCAGCCACGCCTATGATGATTTTCATTTGCTGATGCCGCTATTTGCCTGCCGCAAATGGGACGGGCAGGTGCAATCGCGCGAAGGGCAGGCGCTGAAATGGGTGCGCGCCGCAAATTTGCGGGACTACCCCATGCCCGCCGCAGACCTGCCCCTGATACCGATTCTGCGCGACTGGCTGTAA